The Acanthochromis polyacanthus isolate Apoly-LR-REF ecotype Palm Island chromosome 5, KAUST_Apoly_ChrSc, whole genome shotgun sequence genome includes a window with the following:
- the terf2ip gene encoding LOW QUALITY PROTEIN: telomeric repeat-binding factor 2-interacting protein 1 (The sequence of the model RefSeq protein was modified relative to this genomic sequence to represent the inferred CDS: inserted 1 base in 1 codon) yields MPSKQENVVQPAYSPVLFMNVDGQPMSFFLRPGPTKRKLQPLITAGGGXLSNVQQPGVILLMDPEERSSIPESTSHWYVSIQYIHDCIEKNEQLDLEDYKLNPGVVQRSSPRLNRSKESSPRLSRGRLLYTPEEDAAILSHVSKHKTEVGGNRLWQQMEKQRVTSHSWQSMKSHYKVLAEKQSQVVNLETTEDNKATEEETEVENNQGTDAPKHPCEEDVVPPQTHSADLDFAQIDLQSLLDECKAENADAETSISAQEEEQQMNQQTDEPPAEGIQTETVEAETSNPPQNDWLCPDVQTDIQLITAENTERDGPQTTVSPQKQSLLEESQPSQPESTPKTTSSKKPKEKQKTSSSLEQPQRRITRRQLELEMSLSPEPYAKKLRSSLNSAEQPTSSPQCTKKTKSAVKSALRKDTTPNEPPSKKARGGSVEAAAESQPEQNGDAAVSGTAPADESDSVPQKAEKKKEKRKLGILELATKEFEDESESDEAPDLPPETEATSTEPSVPPPLDTAADPASPQSSPEPASSLQENVQEAHASSSNFVAETSCPKPAATEPAAVSEAVNAQFNAHLFIFDSESQEEDSQSIVGDRPAAASNPEPLVNKDAAFSLTQTQLEEDKQRIRELMNQTDQDLVSVTKALLKTSGDFTAALDLLLNPSSISGPFWNRCDDNLLLSTDPVVRQQLQEKYGEEEVAKRIVFLEVV; encoded by the exons ATGCCATCCAAACAGGAAAATGTAGTTCAACCTGCTTATTCCCCAGTTCTGTTCATGAATGTGGATGGTCAGCCAATGTCTTTCTTCCTGCGACCGGGGCCCACCAAACGCAAGCTGCAACCGCTCATCACAGCTGGAGGGG TTTTGAGCAATGTCCAGCAGCCAGGAGTGATCTTGCTGATGGACCCTGAGGAAAGAAGCAGTATTCCTGAATCTACTTCTCATTG GTATGTGTCTATCCAGTATATTCATGACTGCATTGAGAAGAATGAACAGCTGGATTTAGAGGATTACAAGTTAAATCCTGGAGTAGTCCAGAGAAGCTCTCCTAGACTTAACAGAAGCAAAGAAAGCTCACCTCGACTCTCAAGAG GCAGACTTCTCTACACCCCAGAAGAGGATGCTGCTATTTTGAGTCATGTAAGTAAGCACAAGACAGAGGTTGGGGGGAACCGGCTTTGGCAACAGATGGAGAAGCAGCGTGTCACCAGTCACAGCTGGCAGTCAATGAAATCTCATTACAAAGTACTGGCTGAGAAACAGTCACAGGTTGTGAACTTGGAAACAACAGAAGACAACAAGGCaacagaggaagagacagag GTGGAAAACAACCAGGGGACAGATGCTCCAAAACATCCATGTGAAGAAGATGTTGTTCCTCCTCAGACACATTCAGCAGATTTAGACTTCGCACAG ATAGATCTCCAGTCCTTGCTGGATGAATGCAAAGCAGAAAATGCAGATGCTGAGACATCCATCTCTGCTCAAGAAGAAGAGCAGCAAATGAATCAACAGACAGATGAACCACCAGCTGAAGGCATACAAACAGAAACTGTAGAAGCTGAAACATCTAACCCACCCCAAAATGATTGGCTTTGTCCAGACGTCCAGACAGATATCCAGCTCATTACAGCTGAGAACACTGAAAGAGATGGACCTCAAACAACTGTCTCGCCACAGAAGCAGAGTTTGCTGGAGGAGTCTCAACCAAGTCAGCCTGAGTCGACACCTAAAACAACTTCttcaaaaaagccaaaagaGAAGCAGAAGACCTCCTCTAGTTTGGAACAACCACAGCGTCGAATAACACGCCGGCAGCTTGAGCTTGAGATGTCGTTATCCCCTGAACCTTATGCAAAAAAACTCAGATCATCATTGAACTCTGCTGAGCAACCTACATCATCTCCACAGTGCACGAAGAAAACTAAATCAGCAGTGAAGTCTGCTCTTCGGAAAGACACAACTCCAAACGAGCCGCCATCAAAGAAAGCCAGAGGAGGGAGTGTGGAAGCAGCGGCAGAAAGTCAACCGGAGCAGAATGGAGACGCTGCAGTCTCTGGAACAGCACCAGCAG ATGAATCTGACTCAGTGCCTCagaaagcagagaagaaaaaagagaagagaaagttGGGGATTCTTGAACTGGCAACAAAAGAGTTTGAAGATGAAAGtgag TCGGATGAAGCTCCAGATCTCCCTCCTGAAACAGAAGCCACATCGACAGAACCCAGCGTCCCCCCACCTCTAGACACAGCTGCAGATCCTGCTTCACCACAGTCCAGCCCTGAACCTGCATCCAGCCTCCAGGAGAACGTGCAAGAAGCTCACGCCTCCAGTAGCAACTTTGTAGCAGAGACAAGCTGCCCCAAACCTGCAGCCACTGagcctgctgctgtttctgaggCTGTCAATGCACAGTTTAATGCCCACCTCTTCATATTTGACAGTGAAtctcaggaagaagactctcagTCTATTGTTGGTGATCGTCCAGCAGCTGCGTCCAACCCTGAGCCATTAGTGAACAAAGATGCTGCGTTTTCTCTGACTCAGACCCAGTTAGAGGAGGACAAGCAGAGAATCAGAGAGCTGATGAACCAGACAGACCAG GACTTAGTCAGTGTAACCAAAGCCTTGTTGAAGACCAGTGGAGACTTCACAGCTGCACTGGACCTGCTTTTAAATCCCTCCTCCATTTCTGGACCATTTTGGAATCGCTGTGATGACAATCTTTTGCTGTCCACCGATCCAGTTGTTCGCCAACAGCTGCAGGAGAAATACGGTGAGGAGGAAGTGGCCAAAAGAATCGTGTTTCTTGAGGTGGTTTGA